In one window of Kitasatospora sp. MMS16-BH015 DNA:
- a CDS encoding chitinase, with amino-acid sequence MRTSHLRTPRSALAAGTAFALAATGAVALSFGLASSASAGEFLTNGGFESGSLAPWSCTGATGSVVTGHAHSGSYALAGAASASDSAQCSQTVTVAPNTTYTLSAYVNGAYVYLGVNGGSSTWTPGTGGAYQKLSTTFTTTATQTTATVYTHGWYGQGTYYADDVSLDGPGAPSPSPSPSTSASPSPSSSPSSSPSSSPSSSPSSSPSSSPSSSPTTTPPPSGGLPAHALVGYLHASFANGAGYLKMADVPDSWDVIDLAFGEPDSVTSGTIHFNRCSTTECPTAESDADFKAAIAAKQAKGKKVLLSIGGQNGEVQLTTTAARDAFVSSVSAIIDKWGLNGLDVDFEGHSLSLNTGDTDFKNPTTPVIVNLISALKALKARYGSGFVLTMAPETFFVQLGYQYYGSGPWGGQDPRAGAFLPVIYAMRGDLTLLHVQDYNSGSIMGLDNQYHSMGGADFHVAMTDMLLKGFPVAGNTANMFPPLAPSQLAIGMPANSYAGNGYVTPTEVDKALDCLTKATNCGTYVPLSGPQPSLRGLMTWSINWDQYGGKEFSNTFHSYFG; translated from the coding sequence ATGCGTACCTCCCACCTGCGCACTCCCAGATCGGCCCTCGCGGCCGGCACCGCCTTCGCGCTGGCCGCCACCGGCGCCGTCGCCCTCAGCTTCGGCCTGGCCTCCTCCGCCTCGGCGGGCGAGTTCCTCACCAACGGCGGCTTCGAATCCGGCTCCCTCGCCCCCTGGAGCTGCACCGGCGCCACCGGCAGCGTGGTCACCGGCCACGCCCACAGCGGCAGCTACGCCCTGGCCGGCGCGGCCTCGGCCAGTGACTCCGCCCAGTGTTCGCAGACGGTGACCGTGGCCCCCAACACCACCTACACCCTCAGCGCCTACGTCAACGGCGCCTACGTCTACCTCGGCGTCAACGGCGGCAGCAGCACCTGGACCCCCGGCACCGGCGGCGCCTACCAGAAGCTCTCCACCACCTTCACCACCACCGCCACCCAGACCACGGCCACCGTCTACACCCACGGCTGGTACGGCCAGGGCACCTACTACGCCGACGACGTCTCCCTCGACGGCCCGGGCGCCCCGTCCCCCTCCCCGTCGCCGTCCACCTCGGCCTCCCCCTCCCCGTCCAGCTCGCCGTCCTCCTCGCCCTCCTCGTCCCCGTCCTCCTCGCCCAGCTCCTCCCCGTCCTCGTCCCCCTCCTCCTCGCCGACCACCACCCCGCCGCCCTCCGGCGGGCTGCCCGCCCACGCGCTGGTCGGCTACCTGCACGCGAGCTTCGCCAACGGCGCCGGGTACCTGAAGATGGCGGACGTGCCGGACAGCTGGGACGTGATCGACCTCGCCTTCGGCGAGCCCGACTCGGTGACCTCCGGCACCATCCACTTCAACCGCTGCTCCACCACCGAGTGCCCGACGGCCGAGTCCGACGCCGACTTCAAGGCGGCGATCGCGGCCAAGCAGGCCAAGGGCAAGAAGGTGCTGCTCTCGATCGGCGGCCAGAACGGCGAGGTCCAGCTCACCACCACGGCGGCCCGGGACGCCTTCGTCTCCTCGGTCTCCGCGATCATCGACAAGTGGGGCCTGAACGGCCTGGACGTCGACTTCGAGGGCCACTCGCTCTCGCTCAACACCGGCGACACCGACTTCAAGAACCCGACCACGCCGGTGATCGTCAACCTGATCTCGGCGCTCAAGGCCCTGAAGGCCAGGTACGGCTCGGGCTTCGTGCTGACCATGGCGCCGGAGACCTTCTTCGTCCAGCTCGGCTACCAGTACTACGGCTCCGGCCCCTGGGGCGGCCAGGACCCGCGGGCGGGGGCGTTCCTGCCGGTGATCTACGCCATGCGGGGTGACCTCACCCTGCTGCACGTCCAGGACTACAACTCGGGCTCGATCATGGGCCTCGACAACCAGTACCACTCGATGGGCGGCGCCGACTTCCACGTCGCGATGACCGACATGCTCCTCAAGGGCTTCCCGGTCGCCGGCAACACCGCCAACATGTTCCCGCCCCTGGCCCCCTCCCAGCTCGCCATCGGCATGCCCGCCAACTCCTACGCGGGCAACGGCTACGTCACCCCCACCGAGGTCGACAAGGCCCTCGACTGCCTCACCAAGGCCACCAACTGCGGCACCTACGTCCCCCTCAGCGGCCCCCAGCCGAGCCTCCGCGGCCTGATGACCTGGTCGATCAACTGGGACCAGTACGGCGGCAAGGAGTTCTCGAACACCTTCCACAGCTACTTCGGCTGA